The stretch of DNA GAGCGGGCGAGACCGGTGACGTCGTGTCCGGCGGCGAGCAGGTCGTCGACGGTGTGGGAGCCGATCCAGCCGGATGCCCCGGTGACGAAGACGTGCATGTGCGTTCCTTCCGCAGGGCCCACGACCCGATGTCATGGACTGACATCACCGTAGCACTCGATGTCAGCGACTGTCATCAGTAGGATCGTCCCATGGCGCGATGGCGATCCGGCACCCGGGAACGACTGCAGGCGACCGCGCTGCAGCTCTTCGCCGAGCACGGGTACGACGAGACGACCGTCGCCGAGATCGCCGCGGCGGCCGAGGTCACCGAGCGCACCTTCTTCCGCCACTTCGCGGACAAGCGCGAGGTCCTGTTCGCCGGACAGGACGACTTCTCCGGCATGTTCACCGGCCCGATCGTCGACGCCCCGGAGGGCACGCCGGCGTTCTCGCTCGTCCGCCGGTCGCTCGACTCCGCGGCAGCGTTCTTCCCGAACGACCGGCGCGACTGGTCACGAGGACGGCAGCGGGTCATCGACGCCGTCCCGGCCCTGGGCGAGCGGGAGCTCGGCAAGCTCGCGACCCTGAAGGTCCACCTGGGTGACGCACTGCGGGCGCACGGGGTCGACGAGCCGGCGGCCACGATCGCCGCGGAGACGGCGGTCACGGTGTTCCACCTGTCCTTCACGCAGTGGATCGCGAACGGCGAGGACCGCGACTTCGCCGCGATCGTGCACGAGCGCCTCGACGCCCTGACGCGGGTCGTGCACCCCGGTTCTTGAGCGTCCTCTTACCCGCGCAGGGCAAGCTCGTCGTCAACCGTTCGACCGATCCTCGCAGGGAGGAACCGTGGCGACGCAGACCCTCGCGCCCGAGCACACCCGGACGACCGA from Curtobacterium sp. SGAir0471 encodes:
- a CDS encoding TetR/AcrR family transcriptional regulator — encoded protein: MARWRSGTRERLQATALQLFAEHGYDETTVAEIAAAAEVTERTFFRHFADKREVLFAGQDDFSGMFTGPIVDAPEGTPAFSLVRRSLDSAAAFFPNDRRDWSRGRQRVIDAVPALGERELGKLATLKVHLGDALRAHGVDEPAATIAAETAVTVFHLSFTQWIANGEDRDFAAIVHERLDALTRVVHPGS